The proteins below are encoded in one region of Halocatena salina:
- a CDS encoding DHH family phosphoesterase — MPPSRVSITIVYDLAPNCTMDDVEIGEHYHATVNGVVDYGVFVDLSDNLSGLVHESKLLDEYEYGDSLIVELDEILDNGDLSFSEAQPTEYRTDVVEPGQLITATDLDNNIGDPVHFVGEVIQIRQTSGPTIFQVRDEVGVVPCAGFEEAGVRAYPEYEIGDIVRVSGTVEQHDGGKQLEIDQLEPVPNAEEMRTQISESLDAVAEPNEIEPLVDWPELDTILSDLSDVAKTLRRAVLDGRPIRIRHHADGDGMCASIPLQLALERFIEERYETPEASEYLLRRLPSKAPFYEMEDVTRDLNHSLSDRDRHGQKLPLFLMLDNGSTEEDTPAYRTLAEYDIPIVVVDHHHPDPEAVEPLVTQHVNPYLHGEDYRVTTGMMSTELARMIDPDLTTDLKHVPAVAGLCDRSRADAMDAYLSLASDAGYDESDIEDIGEALDYAAFWLRYDDGNSFVNDVLDVGCDDSDRHAELVSFLADRAERDRNRQLDVTLSHTDHEQLDNGAHLYRIDVERHAHRFTYPAPGKTTGAVHDEMVTKHDGDPVITIGYGPDFAVLRSDGVRLDIPEMVSSLADEYPEAGVSGGGHLVVGSIKFVSGQRQTVFDALVEKMADADIDEQLRSTLL; from the coding sequence ATGCCACCTTCACGCGTCTCTATCACTATTGTCTATGACCTTGCACCGAACTGTACGATGGACGATGTCGAGATCGGTGAGCATTACCACGCCACGGTCAACGGCGTTGTCGATTACGGCGTTTTCGTGGACCTCTCGGACAATCTCTCGGGACTCGTTCACGAATCGAAGCTCCTCGATGAGTACGAGTACGGTGATTCGCTCATCGTTGAGTTGGATGAGATCCTCGACAACGGAGATCTGAGTTTCAGTGAGGCCCAACCGACCGAATACCGGACCGATGTTGTCGAACCGGGACAGCTCATCACCGCGACGGATCTCGACAACAACATCGGTGATCCCGTTCATTTCGTCGGTGAGGTCATTCAGATCCGCCAAACCTCCGGGCCGACAATCTTCCAGGTCCGAGATGAGGTCGGTGTCGTTCCATGTGCTGGTTTCGAGGAAGCTGGTGTTCGAGCGTATCCGGAGTACGAGATCGGTGACATCGTTCGAGTATCTGGCACTGTCGAACAACACGACGGTGGAAAACAACTCGAGATTGACCAGTTGGAACCAGTTCCGAACGCCGAGGAGATGCGCACACAGATCAGCGAGTCGCTTGACGCGGTCGCGGAACCCAACGAGATCGAGCCGCTGGTCGACTGGCCGGAACTCGACACCATCCTTTCAGACCTCTCCGATGTTGCGAAAACACTTCGTCGGGCCGTACTCGATGGTCGTCCGATCCGGATCCGTCACCACGCCGACGGCGACGGCATGTGTGCCAGCATTCCGCTCCAGCTCGCGCTCGAACGGTTCATCGAAGAGCGATACGAGACACCCGAAGCCTCCGAGTATCTGCTTCGCCGTCTGCCGAGCAAGGCTCCATTCTACGAGATGGAAGACGTAACGCGCGATCTCAACCACTCGCTGTCCGATCGGGACCGCCACGGTCAGAAGCTGCCGTTGTTTTTGATGCTCGACAACGGATCGACCGAGGAGGACACGCCCGCATACCGGACGCTCGCCGAGTACGACATTCCTATCGTCGTTGTCGATCACCATCATCCGGATCCCGAAGCCGTCGAGCCGTTGGTCACACAACACGTCAATCCGTATCTCCATGGAGAGGATTACCGTGTTACCACCGGTATGATGTCCACCGAACTCGCACGGATGATCGATCCCGATCTGACCACGGATCTCAAACACGTTCCCGCCGTCGCAGGACTGTGTGATCGCTCGCGCGCGGACGCGATGGACGCGTATCTCTCGCTCGCCAGCGACGCTGGGTACGACGAATCCGACATCGAGGATATTGGTGAGGCGCTCGATTACGCCGCATTTTGGCTCCGGTACGATGACGGTAACAGTTTCGTCAACGACGTGCTTGATGTGGGCTGTGACGATTCCGACCGCCACGCGGAGTTGGTGTCGTTTCTCGCCGATCGAGCCGAACGCGACCGTAACCGCCAACTCGATGTGACGCTTTCCCACACCGACCACGAGCAACTCGACAACGGTGCACACTTGTACCGGATCGATGTCGAACGTCACGCTCACCGCTTCACCTATCCAGCACCGGGAAAGACGACGGGCGCGGTCCACGACGAGATGGTTACGAAACACGACGGCGATCCCGTTATCACGATCGGCTACGGACCGGATTTCGCCGTGCTCCGGAGCGACGGTGTGCGACTCGATATTCCTGAGATGGTGTCGTCGCTGGCCGATGAATACCCCGAAGCGGGGGTTAGCGGCGGCGGACACCTCGTCGTGGGCTCGATCAAATTCGTCTCGGGACAGCGTCAAACGGTGTTCGACGCGCTCGTCGAGAAGATGGCCGACGCCGACATCGACGAACAGCTCCGAAGCACCCTACTGTAA
- a CDS encoding Mov34/MPN/PAD-1 family protein: MRLFRSDEILGIAEETLAFAREAAENTHPDEYMGLLRGEDARTLGLEQSGTVITEVLVVPGTESSPVSATMKTNMVPNDRQAVGSIHSHPNGVLQPSDADIATFGSGSVHIILGAPYRETDWRAFDRDGTPTELSVLDVALPDPEEQFFDFTQADIDRELRR; encoded by the coding sequence ATGCGCCTGTTTCGCTCGGACGAGATTCTCGGCATCGCCGAGGAGACGCTCGCGTTCGCGCGTGAGGCCGCCGAGAACACACACCCCGATGAGTATATGGGGTTACTCCGCGGTGAAGACGCCCGTACACTCGGATTGGAACAATCGGGCACCGTCATCACCGAGGTACTCGTCGTCCCCGGTACGGAGTCGTCGCCCGTAAGCGCGACGATGAAAACGAACATGGTTCCGAACGACCGGCAGGCCGTCGGTTCCATCCATTCACATCCCAACGGCGTCCTCCAGCCAAGCGATGCCGATATCGCTACTTTCGGAAGCGGATCGGTCCACATCATACTCGGTGCGCCCTACCGAGAAACCGACTGGCGGGCATTCGATCGGGATGGTACGCCAACGGAGTTGTCGGTGCTCGATGTGGCGCTCCCGGATCCGGAAGAACAGTTCTTCGATTTTACACAGGCAGACATCGATAGGGAGCTACGCCGATGA
- a CDS encoding FAD synthase produces MRVVAQGTFDILHPGHLHYFREGKAMGEELHVIIARGSNVTHKDQPVLPDRQRRDMVGALEMVDQAHLGHTEDIFVPIERIDPDIILLGHDQHHDESDIEAALAERGIDCSVERASRMEPRYNGELFSTGQIIDRICTERC; encoded by the coding sequence ATGAGAGTCGTTGCACAAGGGACCTTCGACATCCTCCATCCGGGTCACCTCCACTACTTTCGCGAAGGAAAGGCAATGGGCGAGGAACTCCACGTCATCATTGCTCGTGGGAGTAACGTGACCCACAAGGACCAGCCCGTTCTTCCCGACCGCCAGCGCCGCGATATGGTTGGGGCCTTAGAAATGGTCGATCAAGCGCATCTCGGACACACCGAAGACATCTTCGTCCCGATCGAGCGGATCGATCCTGACATCATTCTGTTGGGACACGATCAACACCACGACGAAAGCGACATCGAAGCCGCACTGGCAGAACGAGGGATCGACTGCTCAGTCGAGCGAGCTTCGAGGATGGAACCACGGTACAACGGCGAGCTGTTCTCGACCGGGCAGATCATCGATCGGATCTGTACGGAACGGTGCTGA